The DNA sequence AGGTAATAGTAGTGATACTACAGTCAAAATTCAAGAAGATCCACAAATTTTGCTTCAATTCTAAACTTTACAAAATGTTAAAAATTTgttggttaattattattataataaatgaaTTGCTTCTTAAGCGTAATACGTGCAAatatcataataattttttttgtgtttcatatgtttgagatagattatataatttttcttttaatttcacaaatcaatgagataaaatgaaatagGAAACATTATACCTATGCATAACATAGGCTACTCCGCACTAGTacattatataaatagatatgcttcgtattaaaataaaattccttttgttttaaatgaaatatttaaaaaattatattagaatattaaGATTCAAAAAGTGATTCCATAAACcagtttttcaattattgagttttactatataaattaaataataataaaaattataattttaaaaaatttaaaagatttaaaataattactatattatttagtaaaatttaaaatattaaatttttaaatatataatcaacaataatttgataaactcatttaaataaaaaaattcacataaaaaattataatttgaaaatgtaaaattttaaaatacaaataacaaaataattttataaaaatttaattatttttattattttatgtaaagagaattttgtttattaaggtttaaaaaataatattaaaattagtagtataaaaaatattataaatttaatattataaaaaattatataaggactagtttgactaatttttaaaatttgagggatgaaaatgacttatgtctggactttcaaggactattttgactaataaaaagcttttttatatgtcaagtgacacgtggcacgTGTCGCAGACCTGTCACGTGGCGTGCCACGTGTTACTGACCTGCCACGTGGCGTGtcacgtcatcatgccacgtgACACATCATCATCCAATTAACGGAAGAACTAATTTGACTAACAGTTTatcttttagggactaatttgattaaaaaattcatttaggaataaaaataaaaatcgcgTGATCTTTCAAGGACGAATTTGAATATTAACTCATAAAAaaatcttcatcttttcttttctcatcTTCGGAGAATTTTATGGGAAAGTGTTTTATCTTCTGTATCTCTACGGTTATTGAAtagtatttgatttgaaaaaatgAGCCAGAAAAATTAGTAAATTTGGTTTCGTATTCTTGTATTTGTTTTTCTTGGATTTTGTTTTCTATAATGAAAGGGTAAGTTGCAAATGTTGAGGTGAATCAATAGGTATTTTATTCTTGGGTAAATGATGAATAATGAACTTTAAAATtgacctaataaaataaaaatacactacacttttaaattatttatctaaatcttaatattagaataatcatctATATACCTAGTAAATTGAATATCCGAtatatttattattcacattatttaatattttcattgttatTACTATATGATCTAAAAATTTACttgttaacaaaaatattttctaaaagtaGAAACGGCAAAAAGTATCTTACCTAATTGAAAAATGAGTCCAAAAATATTTCGATTCACTCTATCTCAATATAATTACTTTTCgtaaaaacatttttattaaatatttaaattttgtgagaatgtaatttttttgagacatttttttattttataaaataaactattatttttatctaaaaaattttagaacgAATATCGACAAATTtgtctataaataaataaattttgtttgatatctatgaaaaatatttttgtttgataaaatatttaaatattaatttaaattatgtgTATTTAACAATATTctgaatatttataaataaaaataataatttatttatattttttgaataactaatttatttatttataaataaatttatcaacattttaattttttcagaTAAAATTACATcttaatctattttatattattgtcCGCCAACTCCAGAAATTACTGcaggaaaagaaattaagaaagcaACTTGATTACGATTTCATGTTAAAAAAACGTAATTTTAAGAGTCAGGCAAATGATCAAATATTAAATTCCAACATGATTAGGTACATCAGTGCATGAtgaattcaaatatttaattttcaaaaaataaatatcattaaaattaaacatgattactttctttttttttaatgcaattttgtaTTTCACAAAGTCAGTGAACGTCAAAAAGTAGAAGTAAAAGAAGACTTATTTTTGTTACATAATGATGATATTGACTATTAGTTTGTGTCTTATTGAAATAGTTCTTCGCaacgaaattaattaattaacttaataacAGAACGCCGTATATGACACAGGGCACAATAATAAATATGTATCCTCtaaattttatcaaataaaaatttGACCATGTGGGATTATAATTTTACAATCATATATAAtcaaaaagaattttataaagtttTCTGTtgcttaaattattttttattagtaataatataagttttacagtgaaaatacataaaaaatacgtAAGATATAATTgcttaacaaatattttaaaaaatttaagatataactaattttattttttatgtttctaaaataaaaatacaaaatataaaattttttaaaatcctaaaatattttttttttggtgacaaaaTCCTAAAATATATTAGTTTGATgattatattttatgtatttttttatgtactttagctataaaattaattataattaaatatatattattattaataaaaaataatttaggtaaCCATTTCATTATATttaatagggtaaagtatattttttgttcctaaaatttggcaaaaattttaaaaatactcctaagttttattttatttcaattttatctcaaaagttttcgatttgcatcaaatatatcattgacggctaaattttcaaaaaatttaagaccaatttaacaatactgcatgaaaattatgcttgatttgttcATGTTGAggattgttcttatgaaattgttgttgaattagtcttaaattttttgaaaaattagtcgtcagggatatatttgatgcaaattgaaaacttttggaataaaattgaaacaaaataaaattttggggtatttttgaaactttgtcAAACttcagaaacaaaaaatatactttaccctatttaataataataaaatattggaaaatttagagtattttaaatataaaataattaataattataattgttaataactaattaagttaattctcataataaaaaaataaaaaatagagagaTACGAAGAGTATATAGGTTCTGATCACCTGATCAGTCGTTCTGAAGCCACTTACATACAGTTTAATAACAAATTATACGTTCTCAGTTATTTATTTTTGTCTGTAATTATTCTTTCAAATTTAACTAGCCAGCTCTATAtatactatattatatatatacttattattaataaaatatttattatgttagataaaaattaagccaataataattacatatttaaaatatattagctTATACATGTAAATATATATTTCATCTATTAGTATTAATAGTTATTAGCTAACTACTAGCTACTGAGAGAAAAACCATGCATAGAGTCAATTATTGAATTTTGTAGGTTGCATATTCTTATTAACAATAAAGATTATTAATCAACCAAATTAATatttgttaatatatattttcactaaatattttcaaaatttgtttggaATGAATGATTAAAGACGGCAACATAACTCTacaatttgaataaatatttgaatttttatttttattgattttttattatttaaatgttAAGATTAGTTACAAATGTGAGagaaatataaaattagttttatatttaaaaaataaataaaaatttataaaataagatgagtttataaaatatttaaagattGAGTtggatataatatttttttattttattcttttattatcaaACAAAAGAAgcaaatatttttatcatatttcctATCTTCCTAATTGTTCccattcaaaatattattttcttgattatcattcatgcatgcattcggCTCGGCTCCGCCCGGCCCAGAATCTTCTTTACATCTAACTAAGTAACTAACCTCCCACGGTAGAGTCGGCATAAAAACGTAAAGGACGATGACAGACCTATCATAGTCCATACACGTGTCCATATCCGTTCACAACCGTCCGATCAAATCTACGAAAAAGTCCAAAACCGCAAACCCCACACACTTGTTTATAAATTCATACCAAACATTAGGTAAGCAGTCGGATGATAACGCTGGTTTGgccaaaaaaaagaaaggaaaatcaaACAACCCTTCAGTCTACACTAATTTCTTCACCTCCATTCCCCAAATCACTCTTTGTAATGCAGAGAGATGATAAGCCCTTTCCTCCCTCCCACTAAGGTCGCCGACCCTCCAAAACTCTCCACCGCCGCCATCGCCGGCAGAAATTGCCACCGCAAACACGTCGAAGACGGGTAGTGCAGGCTAGTAGCCACCTTCAATTATCACACACTACTATTTTTCACGgaaacatatataatatatactagCGACCTGACGGCAAGGCTGTAATTGTCGTGTGattagttattattgttattagaaTGGGAGATAGACGGAGTGAGGGTTCAGCGTCGACGCTGCTGCAGGGGAAGTATGAGTTAGGGAGGCTTCTTGGAACGGGGACGTTCGCGAAGGTGTACCACGCGCGGAACGTGGAAACGGGGAAGAGTGTGGCGATGAAAGTGGTTGGGAAAGAGAAGGTGATAAAGGTTGGGATGATGGAGCAGATTAAGAGAGAGATCTCggtgatgaagatgatgaagcaTCCTCATATCGTTGCGCTCCACGAAGTAATGGCTTCCAAATCCAAGATCTACATCGCCATGGAGCTCGTCCGGGGCGGCGAGCTCTTCAACAAAATTGCCACAAGGGGACGCATGAGGGAGGACCTTGCGAGGCTCTACTTCCACCAGCTTATCTCCGCCGTCGATTTCTGCCACAGCCGTGGCGTCTACCACCGCGATCTCAAGCCGGAGAATCTCCTCCTTGACCACAACGGCAACCTCAAGGTCTCTGACTTCGGACTCAGCACTTTCTCCGAGCATCTCCGCCAGGACGGCTTGTTGCACACAACTTGCGGCACTCCGGCATACGTCTCGCCGGAGGTGCTCGCGCGGAAGGGATACGACGGCGCCAAGGCCGATATATGGTCCTGCGGCGTCATCCTGTTTGTGCTTCTTGCAGGTTGCTTGCCTTTTCAGGACGATAACCTTGTTGCGATGTACAAGAAGATTTACAGAGGAGATTTCAGGTGTCCGCCGTGGTTCTCCGGCGATGCAAGGAGGCTCATCACCAAGCTGCTCGATCCGAACCCGAATTCTCGCATCACCATTTCGAAAATCATGGAGTCACCGTGGTTCAAGAAACCTGTTCCGAAGAACATGCTACGGGGGATGAAGGAGGAAGAcgaagaggagaaggagaaagagataGAGGAGAAGATGAAGCAGCCATCGACGATGAACGCGTTTCACATAATATCGTTATCCGAAGGGTTTGATTTGTCGAGGTTGTTcgaggagaagaagagggaggagAGGGAGGAGATGAGGTTTGCGACGGCGGGGACGGCGAGCAGCGTGATATCTCGACTGGAGGAGGTGGCGAAGGCGGTGAAGTTCGACGTGAAGAGGAACAGCGATGAGACGAAGGTGAGGCTGCAGGGGCAGCAGAGAGGAAGGAAGGGGAAGCTGGCAATTGCGGCGGATATATACGCCGTGACGCCGTCATTCCTGGTGGTGGAGGTGAAGAAGGATAACGGTGACACTTTGGAGTACAACCAGTTCTGCAGCAAGGAGCTTCGCCCTGCACTCAAGGATATCTTCTGGACTTCCCCACCTGAGAATACCACACCTGCTTAATTAGACAAACTTTAATAATCGCCATTTGAATTTGTGTgtttctctctttaatttatttattaatcttGTTTAGAGGTTCGAGATTCAGGATTTGTTTTTTGTATTAGTATTGAATATTTGAATATTCTCCACTGCTACTGTGTTACTACCGTGTAGTAATCTCTCATTTTATTAGTATTGTCTTGGGAATTCGCAGTACCCAGTGTTAAGGATTCAAAAATTGTAAGCTAAAGAATGAATCGGGAATCCATAACTAGGTACTTATGCTAATGATTTGaagtgtatatattattattgttgttgacgACCGTTTGTATGAGAATTATTATTGGAAATTTGTGGGCGCTTAgatcccttttttctttctttttgttactTTTCACTGTAGATTTTTGTAGTTTTAAACTTGTGATCATGAATTGTTCTTGCTTTATCCATCAAGATGATGATTCAAGGCACCCCTGAGTGATGCAAGGCGAATTATTGAACTTGTGGGGTTATAAGGATTTTGGTTAGTTGTgccattttcttttaattttttttatataatttctaTGGTAAacattgttttaatatttttatcattatttttaagattttgttaATATATGTGCTACGAACACATTTTAATTATACTAAAAAGgaaatattctattaaaaaaattaatatgtttttacttttaatatatTGAATGCATGAAAAACTTATGAAATTTCTATTATTATCCTCTTAAAATGTGTCTTTATGGTACAAGAtagctaaatttttatttttaatataaaaaatataaaaaatatgcataaaaaTGGTGCATTTCCTTTCTAAGTGGTTAACCGCCATGCTCAATTGGAAAAAATAATgagaaaattcattttttttagtatatataaaaaaaaataacatgttCCTACCGACCCAAAATCCGTTCACTTGGCAATTGCACTTCCCAAAATGGTGCCTGCCCTAGGCAATTGCACTCAATTATTGCATCTCCCACTCCAGCACAGATGCACCTACCAGAATTATTGCATCTCTAACTCCAGCATAATTGTAGTGAGTTCTTTATACTTGAAAATTATCACTGAATATACATTTggggaattataaaatcatatgtATTCTTGTAATTGCTAGTTTTACACACGGTTGATTTATGTTAAAAATTgaggtaaaaaataattttaagataaATAGTTATCGCAATAGGATTCATGCCCTTCCCTAATTGATAATCTGTTACTATAACTAATCTGACAACTGCTATTATCACAATAGAATTCAACACCATCTGTTGttttttccctttctcttttGAAGATTTAGTTCCACATGAATTTTATTTGGGACTTTTTGAAACTTAACTCCCTTTATAAGCTTTATTAAAAGAGATGAATGTAAATGTTATGATGAAGATCTCATAATATTCTTCCTATGTTTAgtttgattttcttttaattaacaaACTGGTTAACTTATTTGGGACTTTTTGAAACTTAACTCCCTTTATAAGCTTTATTAAAAGAGATGAATGTAAATG is a window from the Arachis hypogaea cultivar Tifrunner chromosome 1, arahy.Tifrunner.gnm2.J5K5, whole genome shotgun sequence genome containing:
- the LOC112700449 gene encoding CBL-interacting serine/threonine-protein kinase 6, producing the protein MGDRRSEGSASTLLQGKYELGRLLGTGTFAKVYHARNVETGKSVAMKVVGKEKVIKVGMMEQIKREISVMKMMKHPHIVALHEVMASKSKIYIAMELVRGGELFNKIATRGRMREDLARLYFHQLISAVDFCHSRGVYHRDLKPENLLLDHNGNLKVSDFGLSTFSEHLRQDGLLHTTCGTPAYVSPEVLARKGYDGAKADIWSCGVILFVLLAGCLPFQDDNLVAMYKKIYRGDFRCPPWFSGDARRLITKLLDPNPNSRITISKIMESPWFKKPVPKNMLRGMKEEDEEEKEKEIEEKMKQPSTMNAFHIISLSEGFDLSRLFEEKKREEREEMRFATAGTASSVISRLEEVAKAVKFDVKRNSDETKVRLQGQQRGRKGKLAIAADIYAVTPSFLVVEVKKDNGDTLEYNQFCSKELRPALKDIFWTSPPENTTPA